In Vicinamibacterales bacterium, the sequence GCGGCCGGGCTGTTGCTCTCGATGCGGAATTCCTCGATGGCGTCGATGACCGGGAACAGCGCCACCTGTCCGGGCTCGGGCTGCAGCACCGAGCGAGATGCCGTCGAAGAGGTACTCGTTGGTGCGCGGGCGGCCGCCGTTGATGCGCGGCAACTGGGAGCCGGGCGGCAACGCCACGCCGGGCGCAAGCGACGCGAGCGTGATGAAGGTGCGGCCGTTGAGCGGCAGGGCAGTGACCCGCTCGTGGGGCACGACCGCCCCGAGGCTGGCCGTTTCGGTGCGCAGTACCGGCGTCGGGGCGGCGACCGTCACCGACTCGCTGATCCTGCCGGGAGAGAGCTGCACGTCGGCGCGCGTCGCCTCGCCGGTCGCCACCCGCAGCCCGGTTCGCGACACCTTCGAGAAGCCGTCGAGCGCGACCTCGAGGCGATACTCGCCAGGCGGCAGGCTGGACGCGGCGAACACGCCCTCGGCGCTCGAGATGAGCTCGCGGCGCAGGCCCGTGCCGACGTTGAAAACGGCGACTGACGCGCCTGGCAGCGCCGAACCGCTGCTGTCGGTCACGACGCCGGTCAACGCTCCCGATCCAGGTTGCGGGACCGCAGCGATCAGGCTGAGCCAGAGGACGATGTGCATCGACCGAGTCTACCGACGCCTCGATTCGCAATTCAACCCGACTCGAATCGGCTAATATCGTCTGCATGAACCACATCACCGCGCGCGCCGCGGCCGCGCGGCTCGGCGTCGGGTATTCCACTTTCAAGAACTGGATCCGCCAGGGTCTCGTGCGCACCACGCGAACGCCGGGCGGCCATCATCGGGTCGGGGAGACGGAAGTCGACCGGCTGCTGGCGCGGCAGCCGAAGCCGGTGCGCGGCCGCGCGCGCGCCGGCGCCACCGGTCTGATCGTGGCGCTGAGCGGCCGTAACCAGCTGCGCGGGTTCGTCGAGGAGGTGCGCACGGACGGCTTGCTCGCGCAGGTCCGCCTTCGCATCGGCGATCAGACGCTGACCGCCGTCATCACGCGCGACGCCATCCAGGAACTGCGCCTGAAGCGTGGCGACGACGCGATCGGCATCATCAAGTCGACCGAAGTGATGATCGCGCGCGAGCTGCCGGAGCCTTCGCGGCGGCAATCGCGCCGATAGGCGTCGGCGCTCCTGCGACACGACACACTACATGGCAAAGAGCCCCGGCGCACGCCGGGACGCCACCAGCCCGCCGCACGACATGCCGAGCGCCTGCACGAGACGCGTGCCGTCCCAGAGACGCAGCAGCAGCGCCGTGGCCGCGGCGTCGAGCACGCCGTCGAGGGCCGAGACCTCGGGCAGCTGCGCCGTGCGGGAGTCGACACGGCCGTCGGCGAAGCGAACGCGCAGGGTCAGAGTGCGAGCCAGCACGCCGCGTGCGCGAAGATCGCCGCCGACGCGATCGATTTCGGCGGCAAGCGCACCCCGCACGGCGTCCGCATCGGCGGTCGCCGGCGTCAGCGGCCGGTCCGCGATTCGCGCCGGTGGCAGGGCAGTCCGCCGAATCACGCCCCGGTCGAGGCCGGCCGCGTGGCGGCGCAGCTGCGCGCCGCCTGGTCCGACGAGCCCCCGCAGGGCCGCGTCCGAGAGCTTCGCCACCTGGCCTAGGCGGCGGATTCCCGCCGCCCGAAGCCTGCGAGCAGCCCCGGGATCGATCCCGGGGAGCAGGTCGATCTTCAGCGGGGAAAGGAAGCGGGCCTCGTAGCCGTCGAGGACGTGGACCATCCCGCGGGGCCGACCCAACTGCGCGGCGATTCGCGCGACCAGTTTCGAACGGGCCACGCCGTATGAGGCGTCGAATGCGAGTGCCTCGATGGCCCGCCGTACGGCCTCCACGGCCTGCAGGCCGTCATCGCCGACGGTGAACGCCACGGCGTCGACCGACAACCACTCGACGTCGGCCGACTCGCGGCGGATCGCGGCGTCAACCTGGAGTGACGCAGCGAAGTACCCATCGAACGCGCCATCGACGAACGCGGCTTCGGGCGCGAGCACCGCGGCCTGCGCGAGCGGCATGCCGGCGCGGATGCCGCGGCGCCGCGCCTCGCGCGATGCGGACGCCACCCTTCCGCGGCTGCCGGGGCCGCCGCCGATGACGACGGCCCGCCCGGCGAGATCCGGGCGCCTCGCACGCTCGACGGCGACGAAGAACGCGTCGAGCTCGACGTGGGTGTAGAGCACCTGAGCACCTGTTCCACTATTTCAGGCGAGGGAAGTGATCAGTGAGCAGCCGGCAACGATTAGTGGACGGGTCCGTTGCCCCACGGCGCTGCGCCGCCCGTCGATTCCGAGAACACGCGCATGTGCTCCTGCAGTGCGGCAATCAGGTTGGGCACCACTTGAAGCGGCAGCACGATCTTGGCGCGAACCGGCGCCTTCACGATGTGCTCGGCCTCGGCCGCCTCGACGTCCCGCGTCGACAGAGGCTGCACTTCGCAGAACGACAGCGTGAAGTCGAAGGGCGTGTGGGAGATGGCGCAGAAGTTGGCGTAGGTGCGCGGCGTGCGGCCATCGTCGTCGGGAACGATCGTGAAATTGATCTGCTTCGGCTGATTCATGCTCTCAGTATCGTCTTTCCGGGAGCGCTCGGCCGCGCGGCCGGCCCTAGTACCGCCGCATGACGCCGATGACGACCCCTTGGACCTGCACCTGATCGGCCGGTACGACAAGGGGCTGCATGGCCGGATTGGCCGGCTGCAGCCTGATCTGCCCCTGCTCGCGATAGAGCTTTTTCAGGGTGACGTCCGACCCGTTGAGCAGCGCGATCACCATTTCACCGTTCTCGGCGGTGCGGCGATCCTCGACGATGACGAAATCGCCGTCGCGGATCTGCTCGTCGATCATCGAGTCCCCTTTGACACGCAGCACGTAGGTGTCGCGCCGGCCAACCAGATCCTCAGGGACGGCGATGGTTTCGCTGCCCACAATCGCCTCGATCGGGACCCCGGCCGCCACGTAACCCAGCAGCGGCAGCTCGACTGCGCGTCCGCCGAGGCGGGAGGACACCAGCTCGACCGACCGGCTGCGGTTCCATGCACGCTTGATGAAGCCCTTCTCCTGCAAATTCGTGAGGTGTTTGTGCACCGTGGCAAGCGACGACAGGCCAAACCGCCGCCCGATTTCCTCGAGGCTCGGCGCGTAGCCGTGCTGTTGGATGAAGTCGTTGAGATAGTCGAGAATCTCCCGTTGACGGCGGGTCAAAGGCAGCATGGGCGGGACTATATGCAAAGAAAAAGCGAAAGTCAATCCGCAGGTAACCGCTGTGTATAACTTTCGCCCCTCCTGGCAGTCTAAAGCTATGACGTATGTTCACGCGGGCGCTTCCCTGGACGGTAAAGGAGCCCGGTTGTAAGGTGACGGTCGCCAGCCCAACCGATGCCGAGCTCGTGCAGGCCTGCCTCGACGGCCGTCGCGAAGCGTTCGATCTCATCGTCGAACGTCATCAACGCCACGTCTACCAGCTCTGCTACCGATTTGCCGGCAATCACGAAGACGCCAACGATCTGAGCCAGGACGTCTTCATTCGGGCGTACCGAGGGCTCAAGGGTTTCAAGGGCCAGGCGTCGCTCGGCACCTGGCTCTACCGGATCGGCGTCAACGTCTGCCTGACCAAGGTGGGAAGCGCGAAAGGCCGAGTGGAGCCGCTGGATCCGCTGCTCGCGGCCAACGACAATCGGATCGCCTCGCGCGAGGAAACGGCGGCGGAGGCGCTGCTGCGCGGAGAGCGGGCCGCGCACGTCCGCGCCGCGATCGCCAGGCTGCCGCGGAAGCAGCGCGCCACCCTGGTGCTGCGCGTCTACCACGAGCTGCCGCACGAGCAGATCGCCGGCATCCTCGGCAGCTCGGTGGGCGCGGTGAAGGCGAATTTCTTCCACGCGATCAACAATCTCAGGAAGCTGCTGTCATGAGGCACCTCTCTCCCGCCGAGTTCGTGGACGCGGCCGATCGCACGCTGCCGGCGGCGCGCGCGTCGCATCTGGCGTCGTGCGAGCGGTGCGGCGAGCAGGCCGCGCGGATGCGATCCACGCTCGACGCGGCGGCCGGCATCGACGTACCGGAACCGTCGCCTCTGTACTGGCAGCACCTGCGCGCCAACGTGGAGGCGCGGATTGCGCACGAGACGATGCGGCCGTGGTGGCGGGTGCGGTCGTGGTCGGGCCTCCTGGGAGCGAAAACGCTCGTCCCGCTGGCTTCGGCGCTGGCGCTGACGGCCGCCGTGTTCGTAACGGTCGATCGCCCGCGTCCCCTGGAGGTGCCGGCGCGGCCAGTGGCGGCGGTCGCGCTGCCCGCCCCGATCGAGTTCGGCGGCGATTCCGAGAATTCCGAAGCCTGGGAGATGCTCACGGCCGTCGCCGCCGACATGCCGTTCGAGGCCGCGCACGATGCGGGCCTGCATGTCGGCACGGCCGCGATCGATCGCGCCGTGCAGCGTATGTCGCCGGCAGAATTGAACGAGCTCGGCCGCCTGCTACAGTCGCAGCTGCGGGGCGCAGGCGATTGAGGGTGGTGCGCATGAGGCTGATCTTCGCGACGGTCGCCCTGGCGGCTGCCTGCACGCTGGCGGCGCCGCCCGCTGTGGCGATCGCGTCCCAGGCGACGCCACAGGCGCCGCCCAGAGCCGACGCGCCGCCGCCAGGCACCGCGGTGCCCGACGGAGCGTTCACCGCCGGCCAGGTCCAGAAGTGGTTCGAGGCCTTCACCGTCCTCCAGGCGCAGGAAGCGCTCAACCTTTCAGAGAGCCAGTACGGGCGCTTCGTGACCCGGCTGAAGGCGCTGCAGGACACGCGCCGGCAACATCAGCAGGCGCGCAATCGGATCCTCGCCGACATCAGGCGGCTGACCAATCCCAACGCGACCTCCGCCGATGAAGCCACCATCACCGAGCGTCTGAAAGCGCTCCGCGATGAAGACGATCGCGCCGCGGGCGAAGTTCGGAAGGCCTACGACGCCATCGACGAGACTCTGGACGTGCGCCAGCAGGGCCGCTTCCGCCTCTTCGAGGAGCGGATGGAGCAGCAGAAGGTGGAGTTGCTGATGCGGGCGCGCCAGAACGCCAGGGGTGCGGCAAAAGGCCGGTAGGACTGCCGATTTCGCGATGGAGGCTGCGCGATGGGCGCCTCCTGACGGCCCATTGGGCCGCCAACTCACATTACAATCGATCAGTGTTTCGCACCCTTGTCGCGTTGATCTGCTGCGCCGGCGTGTGGCTGGCGCCGCCGGGGCCGCTCTCGCGGGCCGACGCGCTCAAGTTCCAGGCGAAGCTCACCCAGATTCAGCACAACGCCGAGCAGCCGCGGAAGCCGAAGATGGCTCCGCGCCAGACCCAGTTCCCCGACGAGGAGCTGAACTCGTATCTCAAGTTCCTCGCCGGCGCGCAAGTGCCGGTCGGGATCGCGGATCCGATGCTCCATTCGGTCGGCAGCGGACGCGTGAGCGGCGAAGCGACCGTCGACCTCGACGCCGTCCGGATGCAGAAGAAGCGCGCGTGGACCGATCCGCTCGGCTATCTGACGGGCAAGCTGCCGGTCACCGCCGCCGGTGTGCTGACCACCGAGAACGGCGTCGGCCGCTTCCAGCTCGAGTCGGCGCAGATTTCCGGTCTCTCGATCCCGAAGTCGCTGCTGCAGGAACTGGTCTCGTACTACTCGAAGACCAAAGACACGCCCAACGGCATCAACATGGACGACCCCTTCCAGCTGCCCGCCGCGATCCAGGAGATCCGGGTCGGGCAGGGCGTTGCGACGATTGTCCAGTGATGCGCTTCAGGCCTCGCTGCAGTATCTGAAGGGCGTCGGGCCACGCCGGGCCGCGGACCTGCGGCGCGCCGGCCTCTCGACGGTCGAAGATCTTCTGTATCGCTTTCCGGTCCGCTACGAAGACCGCGGCCATTTCCAGCCCATCGCCTCGCTGCGTCCTGGCGT encodes:
- a CDS encoding TOBE domain-containing protein, which produces MNHITARAAAARLGVGYSTFKNWIRQGLVRTTRTPGGHHRVGETEVDRLLARQPKPVRGRARAGATGLIVALSGRNQLRGFVEEVRTDGLLAQVRLRIGDQTLTAVITRDAIQELRLKRGDDAIGIIKSTEVMIARELPEPSRRQSRR
- a CDS encoding DUF3467 domain-containing protein, which gives rise to MNQPKQINFTIVPDDDGRTPRTYANFCAISHTPFDFTLSFCEVQPLSTRDVEAAEAEHIVKAPVRAKIVLPLQVVPNLIAALQEHMRVFSESTGGAAPWGNGPVH
- the lexA gene encoding transcriptional repressor LexA, producing the protein MTFAFSLHIVPPMLPLTRRQREILDYLNDFIQQHGYAPSLEEIGRRFGLSSLATVHKHLTNLQEKGFIKRAWNRSRSVELVSSRLGGRAVELPLLGYVAAGVPIEAIVGSETIAVPEDLVGRRDTYVLRVKGDSMIDEQIRDGDFVIVEDRRTAENGEMVIALLNGSDVTLKKLYREQGQIRLQPANPAMQPLVVPADQVQVQGVVIGVMRRY
- a CDS encoding sigma-70 family RNA polymerase sigma factor, whose protein sequence is MTVASPTDAELVQACLDGRREAFDLIVERHQRHVYQLCYRFAGNHEDANDLSQDVFIRAYRGLKGFKGQASLGTWLYRIGVNVCLTKVGSAKGRVEPLDPLLAANDNRIASREETAAEALLRGERAAHVRAAIARLPRKQRATLVLRVYHELPHEQIAGILGSSVGAVKANFFHAINNLRKLLS